Part of the Spea bombifrons isolate aSpeBom1 chromosome 3, aSpeBom1.2.pri, whole genome shotgun sequence genome, AAGCCCATCAAAACTCACTTCCTGATACCTAACATCATCTATAGAGCATGGGCGTGCTGTATAGAAACAAACgcctacatatacacactcacatacacacacatatatatatatagatacatatctATAGCTGCTCACAATTGGCAGTGCCTTTAGTGGGGGGTCATGTAGCATGATTCCACTGTACTCCCGCCATCATGAGTGGGCTCATACTGCCCCCAGGCCTGGCCGCCAGCCCCCGTATGTAACgatagaaaaaaagcatttcccATCAATACAATTAttggtttttaataaaaagtgattAGGGCGCAAAAGTCAGAAAGTTGTCTTATCACCAGAGTAACAATGGATTGGTCCAATCGCCAGGAACCATCCaatagttgctatggtgataaaaccagaTTTTGCACCTGGCTCACTTTATCCACGTAACACACATTGCTGTGTATTCTTGTCACTCTTTACTTATGTCTGCAGTCGACTGTCATTGTTTTTCCAGACATATGACTTTCATATGCATCCGAGCAGCATTTATAAAGTGCTACCAAAAAGTATGTAGTATTCATATGCACACACAAGCGAGTAATTCTGTTAGGTGTTCTTATACGTTCTACTTACTCTGAAACAAAACTTTTGAAATCCTAGTCAAGAAAATGCAATAGCTGTAGCAAAAATTACCATTGGGTCAAGCCCAGTCTCCACATGAGTCTACAGATGGCACATGACTGGTGTACTGACCCAGGGCAAGCCCTGGCAGGACCTTACTGCCTACTTCTTTGCATGGAACGTGACTGAACATCAACAGCCCTAGAAGGCTTTACCAACTAGGCATAAACGTCCATGATCTAAATGGACCAGTTGAAATCTGTGACCTCCCTAACTGACCCAGTGAGTAAGCCGTGTACCAAAGCCTCATCTCTTAAGGGTCAACCTGCTTCAAGTAATATGGCAATAGCATATGGGCTGGGGTTTCATTATAGAGATTTTTATTCACAATAGTGCAcgtggttttttttggggggggggttattatgcttttttattgaaatatatcaGATAGACACATTGAACTGATTTTTTCATTGTCGCCAGAAATGCCATGGTGGAACCGGGTCTACTAAAAGGCCCGGTTTTCTGGTGATGATTGAAGATTTCTAGAgcaagaagatccggccctccagCGGGCCTTTTGGccgggagggaaggaaggggctggAGCACCTGAATCTAGGgggttcaatatatatataaaaaaatgtatgtagatCAAGTATGCCTTCTATTTTCCATAATGATGGCcttcttttaaaaagaaaagtaaactCAGAACCAGGAGTATGCACCAACATTACTACCATGATTACCAAACATCATGATGTtttatggaccttcacaaaccttgccaagGGCACTGGCGTCCTTGTACAGACACCTGCTTAGAACTGTCTTCTATTTGGTAACTcataatcattttaaaacatttattctaAGAATCAACTATCACCATGAGAATTTGtaacaatacataaaataaagctTTCAGTGCTTGTCTTCTCCAGGTGTCACCAGCCGTCCTCTAAAAATTAACATTCCATTTAAGTTGGGGATCTTGTATAAAGCAGGCCTTGTGGACTGCGGGatataacacatattacatCAGTGGTTTCTTCTacaaatgttaattatttacatacaattagctttatttgtattttatcctTGGAACAAACAGCCAAAATACAAGTTATTTTATAGACAGACTACTGTACGTTTCCATTCAAGTGCCCCATGTTACTCTGCCccaatataccggtatatccaTTTACATGATCTGCTGCAGAGTTCCTATTTCTTGCTTAGTGACTCTAGGATGTTGTTTTCTTTGTGCATTATTAGGCATCCCTTTTTATTTCAAAGTTTTGgagaaatacacattttaagattaaattgaagaaataataaaatgatgcgAGAAAAGGAGAcggtctattatttttttaggttacCAGTTTTGGCAAGCTTTGCATTCTTGCAAACAGAAATTAGTATTCCATGTCATAATCGTAATCATCATCATTATCCTCCTCTGTTTGTGTCTCCACATTTGACAGTTCATCTGCTTTTAGCTTTTTCCTGCTTTCTTTTCCTTTGTCGAAACTATACATACTTTCACAGTGTCTTAAAGTCTTGTCAGAGGACATCCAACTTTCTCCACGGATAGAGCTAGGCTCTGCGCACTGCCCACCTTTTATATCAGTTCCTTTATCGATCAAGATTCTTTTGACCGTTAACAGCTTACAGGTGCAATTCCAAGGATTGCCATCAAGATATAGATGCCGGAGTCGTGTTAGACATTCCAAGACTTGATGGTCCAGTGTAGTGATCTTATTGTTTCGGAGATTCAGAACTTGGAGCTTTTTTAGGTTTTTGAAACTAACTTCACTTATATCTTCTATTGTGTTTCCTTTAAGATCCAACCTTGTTAAGCTTACTGGGAGcctgaaatatacaaagaatgaTGTAACATCTGAATGAACAAAGatcaaagaaacaaataataataattaaaccaaacattctaaaaaaatgactttgtaGTGGAAGAATTGCTGGCTTTCGTGCTTTGTAAATGAATCATTGTAACTTTTTACATACATGAGCACACACGGCATGgagatatttataaaaagctAATTCGCTCATAAGCAGTATAGTCATAATTAAGACTTACCCAAAAGGGACAGAAGTTAATTGATTTTGCTCCGCTGCCAGGCTGGATAATTGAACGCACCAATGCAGTGCCCTATCATCAAATTGGCTCACAACATTGTTATCCAGGAACAAATGCTTGAGGTTTTGAAGGCCCTTGAAGTCATGAGTTGTCACCCTAGAAATCTGATTATTGCTGCAGTCCAGCCTCTGTAGCTTGGTTGGAAGTTTAGAAGGAAGAGAGACAAGTTGGTTTCTGGATAAATCAACAGAGGATAGGTTACTGAGAAACTGCATGCCATCTACAGAAGAAAGATGATTCTCGGAGAGATTAAGCTCAGAAAGATTCTCCAAATGTTTGACGTCCTTgacctttatgtattttatcttATTTCTCTTCAGCTGTACGCGCTGGAGAGCCTTGGGCAGGTGATGTGGAATCTTTAGAAGCTGGTTTCCTGACAGTCCCAAGTATTGTAAGCTTGtaaaatgtgtgaaaaagtTGTCAGGGAGATATTGTAGGTTGTTGCTTTCCATACTGAGATATCGCAGGTAGGGGAGTCTGGCTTGGCCAGATATAGTCTGTATCCCATTATTATCCAAGACCAGTCTTTGCAAATGTAAAAGTGCAGAAAATACATTGAATGATAACATGCTTAGTATATTATTCTGCATCTCAAGCACCTTCAGTTTCATTAAACCTTCAAAATCATGGCGTTGAATAAAACCAATGGAATTATCTCCCAGCTTTAAGACTTCTAGATTTGGTGGCAGCAATCCAGGGATATTTGtcaatttatttttccagatttccAGGACCTTTAAGTTACTCAGCGCTttgaatgtattgttttcaacaGTATCTGTTCCACTAGAAAAAAGTGACACTTCTTGCAAGCCTAGGGTTCTACTGAAGTCGGAAatctaggttaaaaaaaaaatgtaaaacattttaggatggttaaaataaattaagaagTACCAGCACTGGACAATATCCAGGAGTGAGGCCAGTATGGCTCCTAACATGGTATTGTGTGCTATTTTCTATAGAATTCAATGTATGGATCCTTTACAAGTTATTTTGACCCAAATATCTGCACAGAGCCATGAATTCAATGAATTCAGAGCCATGAATTGTCAcattcaaaaacatatttatgaaaCTGATGCGTTCTTAAAATAACAAACATCCGACAACAACTAGTAGAGTTTGGAACCCACACCATTCCCAAAATTGGATTAGCTGGgcaaatattttgatttaataggttttcaacaaaataattaagcaACCAGatataaaaacatcaaaacaagGATAAATATACAAGATTTCAAAGGGACCGAGGAAAAAAGACTTGTGGACATAAACACAATGGCAAAGCAATCAAAGCAAAGCTCATGAAACCAGGGCAAATATTACGTACTGCGTTCTATGTTAAGTTATACATGATACATTAAGTGCACCCTGCTGAAACAGTTTACAATATGGACCCATTCACAGCTACTATCTTACCATTAATTACTGCTTTAACCTGTGCTGGCTATGTGACTTGATTTGCATTGCCTTGCTCCTGTATGCTTTCTAACATAAATCAGAATATAGTCTATTTTATGAAAAAGATAAATATCAGAGCAAACCCATTAAACATAGAAAcgcagaatttgacagcaggtaagaaccattcggatCATCTGGTGTGCCCATTTTTCCCCTTAAATTCATAATGGCCATTTACCcatctgtatgtttaaattccctcactgtattagcccctaccacttctgcggGGAAGCTGCTTGACGTTGTACCTCCCTCTCAGTTAACTAAGCCTCTGACGCTCTAGTTCAGTGTATGTTACAGAAAGATGAATATAAGAGCACACTCAGTAATTGTCAGGGATTGGCAAAGTGTCTGCACAAGGGCACCAGTGTCCATGGCAAGGGTTGTAAAGGTCCACAGGGCAGttaatgtccaccatgagcaatgttggtgcctaccccaGGTAATTGTCTTAAGAGCTGATGATGGGGTAAATGTAGATACAAACTATTACTATATTCTTAGGACTTTGCAGCTTTAATCAAGGTAATACACAGCATAATCAAAGAAGTTATAAACACCAATTACACCAATACTTTTTGAACTATACGCAACAATAATTGCACAAATAGTGTCGTTGTAAACTTACACCCTCTTAATGTACCGGTTTGTCCTAGTGTAtccattctagttttgtcataccccctTGAATATATCTAGTGcaagaagtgctgcgtaaattgttgccgctatatgaataaaaatgaatagtaATTGGACGTACCTGGAGCTGCCTAATTTTGCTGTGTCTGATATATAGTTTTCTGGTTGTGGCAGGGATGTCCCTGGGTAAATGTGACACCCGGAAACACTCAGTTACCGCTGGGGAGTCACAAGTACATCTCCTAGGGCAGGAGGCCAGGGTGCCGCTGCAAAGGTAGGCAGCAATGTACAGGAAGCAGATCTGATACATTTTCAGCAGAACAACCTCGCATCAATGCAAGTTCCACCTCATTCCCGATCCAATATATCATGAGATCTGATTAAGGATTAATCCTAATGCAGCCCTTTATCTTAACCAGAAGGTAAGACAAACAATCGTGCGGTTAGCTCCAGGTAAATGTTAGTAAAGGTGTGTTGTTCACTATCTTGGGATCAGAGCATCTGGGAGCTGACCCAGTTATCACACTGGAGATCTTGTTAAAGCAACATCTGGGATTCACTGGATACTGTGCTAAATAAAGATAGAGCAGGAGTGTGATAAGGCATTCCATATGTGCTGCAACCAGCGTACACAATAATCACCCTGGGTGGCTttatatatctaatgtgtgttttatgtgaataaaataatttccaaccctgtaacataacacataacgGGGAACATTCACCGCAAGCAGTTGATAGTACACTGTACATGACAATCTAGGAATATATTTCCAGAAGCAAACACgtgggggtatagctcagtggtagagcatttgACTGCAGATCAAGAGGTCCCcggttcaaatccgggtgcccccttgttttttttacttacacacttttttaatataacacacacagaaaTATCTTTATTAACCTCTAATAAAACACATCATAAAATAATCTCAATGCAGAAAATAGTAAACACTGGGGGAATTAAGGAATGCAGAGTTGCTTGCAAAGTATTACAGGTATTTCTGGCAATGAATGTGTTAAGTTGTTGATATTCTGCCCCGATGCGGTTTTATAGTCACGCAGTGATACGAGCAGGGGTGatgagcgctgtacaataaatCGGCTGTCCCTCTTCCTGTACCATCTCCCAGCCTCCTCTGGGCTGGACTCATCAGTGTGAGGCTGAGCAACGAGTACTGTTGTTTAACATTATTAcacaattatattattaatgataAACAAAATTTATCAGAAATAAAACAGggtattttgtatttctttagcAATTTTGTACAATTATAGTCCTGCTGACTAGTTCAGTCCCGTAGTTTGGCATTTGGCTGAATATCAAACACAAAGGCTGAAGGTGCCTAGCTTGATCAAGGATGTTCTTAAGCAATAGAGAGGAGCCATCAGAGATCATTCACTGGTCATTGTAAAGAGTGCGGAGAGAGCAGGTCCTCtgatattaaataatacattcgtgagggtaaatataaataatgagtGAGTTGCGGAAAGGGCAGAAAGACCATTGGCCTTGGACCTACTCCACTGGCCAGGGCCATACAAAAAACATGTTGGCCTCCACTTGAGGAACAATGCAGCGTTATTTAGGTTTAAtgctttacatttaatgtacatAACATAGTGTTTCAGCCTCTAGTTACAATTGGAGGCATTCTTTGTAATTGTATATGGAAAATCCATATGCTACAAAATAAATCATCTGACCAAGATCCGTCATCTGCGTAATATTCTCGTTTTATTGTGCAATGGATCCtttcaaaataaactaaaacagTTAAGTACACggtgatattttaatattgcgTTGCTTATCCTCCTTCCCACCTGGAGATAAGATCTCTAGAACAAACCGATGTCCAAGTCtacaacaaaatacattatcttATCACAGATTGTCACCTCAGCTGGACATTGTCACCACAGATGGACAATGTGAATTTCAATCTGATTTTGTGTTCAGTCTCAAAATAATGTTGAAGTGTTAAGGGAAATGATACAGAAATGcaataaactatatttaaagTGCCGTTCCACTCAGACAAAGCATTGATTTCATCCTCTGCATGTTACGCAAATCAACTTTAGCAGATCTCTTTTGTTATTCTTCCAGGAACTTTTTCAGTTTGTATGGTAAAAAAACTTTCAGTGTCTGCTTTCGTGCcatgtgacaattaagtgttccaggCAAACCTTATGGATTAGGTGatattttacatgaataaaGAATTGTTTCTCGGAAGACATTGGGCAATCAACAGTACCAGGAATGATATAGGTGGTACAGTACCATATACCTAGACCATCAAACTGTGAATGAACTCCACTTTAACTACGGGAGGATCAGTTAAAGGGGGTCCACCAGAAATCCTTCAGATATTACATCTTGTGGAAACATGCCATTCCTTGATTAATAGTGAATTACAATGTATTATGTTCTATTTATTGAATGTTACAGGATATTTGATCAGATTATACACATATTGGTTGAAATACAAGTACTTGGCTTGAGCCAGGACCTATATAACGGTATATTGAAAGGAACTGGCCTTTTCAGGTCACGTTGGAACGTGTGCATAATAACCTTAATCATGTTCACTTAAGATTTAAAACTCCATAGACGACAATGTTACATTGCATTTGACCTCGGTATGTCTTTCGCAGCGGTATCTttggataatgtaataatattttaattgtccTCTTATTCACACCTACTGTATAATAATGTGGTTTAGTCCTGTAAATAAAACTTACATTAGAACAGAATAGCTCTTGGAGACGCCATAAGATACAGCAGGTAATGTAATTGCCCTCTTAGCCACGCCTATAATAATGTGCTTCACTCATGTAATTAAAAGATACATTAGGACAAAATGATTATTCCTTTTAACAacagaatgtttttattattgatttagcCTAtttccccttaaggacaatgggcggtccctaaacccattgaaaacaatgcattttgagcccgtacatgtacgggctttgtcattaaggggttaaaaagggtcAACTAGCCACATGCAGTGGAGGAAGCTATGGCTAATGCACTTCATTATCTGATTTATTCATAGAAGATATGCTGGGGCATCCTCAGTGTATGTATTCTCTGTTAGATGTTTGATCATGTCATGTGAACTCAAATAGttatagtaaaaatattgatttttttccagttttgccTAAATATAAACCAATGATATTATGAACAGTGAGCATGTGTGCTAATAAATAATTGCAGCCTTTATTAGCAGCAGATGTCATTAATGTTAGTTGCCATCATGCAGAATCATGTGCACTCCCTGTCCATTCTAACACTGGAGACGGTGCTGATTCCTAAAAGTGGAGAAGCAAATTCTCTTTGCACTTTGTGCTTTTaactccccccaaaaaagtggcaaaaagtttcACTTATTCCCTCAGTCTGCTGAtaattaacaaaagaaaaataaggcggattgtattattttaaacatttgcataaataaaagtaattccTCTTTTATAGACTATTTGTATATCAATGTTAGCAGTGCTAGTTACTGATACAATCTGCACTTGAAAAATGGGATTTTATTATAACACAAGCTGTGTTTTTTCCCACATTGGTACGTCTTTTATAATGTTAACTTACTGAGAACCATAGTAGGTTTATTATAtgctaatatataaataaatgtcaatatCATAAAGTTAATCACACTTTACCTATGATTAGAAATAGTTTATAAACCTTACAATCAAGTTTGCTTTAATAGTTAATAATCACCATGAAAACCCAACAAGCTTACTTTGTAGGTATAAAATCATACTGTTCACAGCCACAGCCATTCACCTTGTAAAGTTTGCATAAAAATACTCAGAACAGGGTCTCAGAAGTTAAAGAAAGGATTTGATGCATTTGTTCTTTTCCATTTACACTTTTAAGattaatttttaatacatttgacCTATTCATGTTACACTTTCTATCtaccatttaaataaaaactgggATGTAGTTAAAGAAAAGTCCAAcagaaagaaatattttctaACATGAGCATGAAATGCAGTGCTTTATGCAGCAATGTaggataacattaacaaaaaactggttttatgtcattttgttccaataaacattCTTGATTcccagacctggaggcggccattgttgttagtcatgtgatattttgtgtgAGCTTCCCGGCTcaagcaccacactgagctgattctttatggcaatgctaataaagtctgtTCCTACGTATAGTTTCATTAGTGAGTCAGGGTGTAGACTGGGTGATTAACAAGGAGCTATTGTGTTGTTTTCCACGGGCAGTAAGATAAGAAGTCAGGgtatttgtctagtagattgggctaagattcCAGAGCTGTCTTTTCATAAAACCTTATATTATGCGAAAACTAGAACTAGAAAAAAGCTCAAAACTATTTTGATACTGGTTATAAAATCTCTTTTTCTGCAAATCTGATCACCTGTTCAAGAAAGAAAGAGTGTTATTTTAAAGACACAGCATTCAATTACTGCTATTGTCATTTAACATTGATTGTAAAATGGTACAATGGCGGTCACATACGTTGGCAGTGCTGGGCATTTACAGATGAAAAACACTGTAGGAGAAGGCCTCCGCCATCAGACATGTAAAGACCACGCTTTTTCATGTGTAAATACTAAA contains:
- the LOC128483968 gene encoding nephrocan-like; this encodes MYQICFLYIAAYLCSGTLASCPRRCTCDSPAVTECFRVSHLPRDIPATTRKLYIRHSKIRQLQISDFSRTLGLQEVSLFSSGTDTVENNTFKALSNLKVLEIWKNKLTNIPGLLPPNLEVLKLGDNSIGFIQRHDFEGLMKLKVLEMQNNILSMLSFNVFSALLHLQRLVLDNNGIQTISGQARLPYLRYLSMESNNLQYLPDNFFTHFTSLQYLGLSGNQLLKIPHHLPKALQRVQLKRNKIKYIKVKDVKHLENLSELNLSENHLSSVDGMQFLSNLSSVDLSRNQLVSLPSKLPTKLQRLDCSNNQISRVTTHDFKGLQNLKHLFLDNNVVSQFDDRALHWCVQLSSLAAEQNQLTSVPFGLPVSLTRLDLKGNTIEDISEVSFKNLKKLQVLNLRNNKITTLDHQVLECLTRLRHLYLDGNPWNCTCKLLTVKRILIDKGTDIKGGQCAEPSSIRGESWMSSDKTLRHCESMYSFDKGKESRKKLKADELSNVETQTEEDNDDDYDYDMEY